Proteins encoded by one window of Aphidius gifuensis isolate YNYX2018 linkage group LG2, ASM1490517v1, whole genome shotgun sequence:
- the LOC122848708 gene encoding cilia- and flagella-associated protein 69-like: MSIELSINNEDFLLKNYGNEFLKIAIKLLERFTLKNSNDFLIDKRLLIALGSFIWKCIVWCPENLKTFVEDGGTYLILDTIEKSNILVQNVYLGILIDMCQGSNCIPHLCTWRGVDKSKGALSLMAKIWREEENTIGTKRTPEGCVKDIEFPLMGIDQWNSTFRSKSTFEFSPALAAIWGSVRPKIYSIRQILISNSEIYDKVREHYKILLDDLPIEDSITYCIIDEYLHLIQGQIWAEVLRYLKQTGVNPLGSDGEMLLIMRQRHRLCGLKIQEKQDKILDDADKKELQLEINEFHKIRETKITSVLEAVNQMDLLRRTIDANYRRKKKDKLMKIKESSSSQSSFTKSINYKNNNDDFTLVSPPSSASILSNNFSTDEELSYSYYL; encoded by the exons atgagtattgaattatcaataaataatgaagattttttattgaaaaattatggaaatgaatttttgaaaattgctattaaattacttgaaagatttacattaaaaaattcaaatgattttttaattgacaaaag attaTTAATAGCACTTGGTTCATTTATTTGGAAATGTATTGTATGGTGtccagaaaatttaaaaacgttTGTTGAAGATGGAGGAACatatttaattcttgatacaattgaaaaatcaaatattttagtaCAAAATGTTTATCTTGGTATTTTGATAGACATGTGTCAAGGTTCAAATTGTATACCTCATTTATGTACCTGGCGAGgagttgataaatcaaaaggGGCATTATCTCTGATGGCAAAAATTTGGAGAGAAGAAGAAAATACAATTGGAACAAAAAGAACACCAGAAGGCTGTGTCaaag atatagaATTTCCATTGATGGGAATTGATCAATGGAATAGTACATTTAGATCAAAAAGTACATTTGAATTTAGTCCAGCTCTAGCTGCAATTTGGGGCTCAGTTAGACCAAAAATATACAGTATCagacaaatattaatatcgaATTCTGAAATATATGATAAAGTACGTgaacattataaaattcttCTTGATGATTTACCAATTGAGGATTCAATAACATATTGTATAATTGATGAATATCTTCATTTAATACAAGGACAAATATGGGCTGAAGTTTTACGTTATCTCAAACAAACTGGTGTTAATCCTCTTGGTTCAGATGGTGAAATGTTACTTATAATGCGACAAAGACATCGTTTATGtggtttaaaaattcaagaaaaacaagataaaatacttgatgatgctgataaaAAAGAGCTACAGCttgaaattaatgaatttcataaaattcgTGAGACTAAAATTACATCAGTTCTAGAAGctgttaatcaaatggatcTTTTACGTAGAACAATTGATGCTAAttatcgaagaaaaaaaaaagataaattgatgaaaattaaagaGTCTTCTTCTTCTCAATCATCATTtacaaaaagtataaattataaaaataataatgatgattttactCTTGTATCACCACCAAGTTCAGCTTCaattttatctaataatttttcaactgatGAAGAGCTGTCTTATTCATATtatctttaa
- the LOC122848715 gene encoding PDZ domain-containing protein GIPC3, whose product MKESTVFERMRKLMSENMPLFRTKSSTKSGGSSGSTGVLQDKKQNNGSQVQHKHTNDTGDATGNSITSNGLSKRDKINNQNQETDVNQNKAQLVFHCQLAHGSTTGLISGFGNVRELYQKIAECYELPVSEILFCTLNTHRADMSELLGGQIGLDDFIFAHQKGQPKEIELVKTEDALGLTITDNGAGYSFIKRIKEGSVIDQVKVIQVGDHIERINTENLVGKRHFEVARLLKDIPKGATFTLRLIEPQKNGFGSIGPRSDPRKGKKPGYGSGKETLRFKADGNAQIQTVDDSATIGIDKINGILENFMGINDNELASQIWDLAVGKSNSMDFAEAIDKSDLEAFGFPDDFVIEVWGVVTDARSGRFNN is encoded by the exons aTGAAAGAATCAACGGTTTTTGAAAGAATGAGAAAATTAATGAg tgaAAATATGCCGTTGTTCAGGACAAAGAGTTCAACGAAATCAGGTGGTTCTTCGGGATCAACCGGTGtattacaagataaaaaacaaaataacggATCTCAAGTACAACACAAACACACAAACGATACTGGTGATGCCACTGGTAACAGTATTACCAGCAATGGACTTAGTAAACgggacaaaataaataatcaaaatcaaGAAACTGACGTTAATCAAAATAAAGCACAACTTGTTTTTCATTGTCAATTAGCTCATGGTAGTACAACTGGTTTAATATCTGGCTTCGGTAACGTGCGTGAATTGTATCAAAAAATTGCCGAGTGTTACGAATTACCAGTTAGTGAG aTACTTTTTTGTACTTTAAACACACACAGAGCTGATATGTCTGAGCTACTTGGTGGTCAAATTGGCTTggatgattttatatttgctcATCAAAAAG gtCAACCAAAAGAAATTGAATTGGTTAAAACAGAGGATGCATTGGGTCTGACAATAACAGACAATGGTGCTggttattcatttataaaaagaataaaagaagGATCAGTTATTGATCAAGTTAAAGTGATCCAAGTTGGTGATCATATTGAACGTATTAATACTGAAAATTTAGTTGGTAAACGACATTTTGAAGTTGCAAGATTACTTAAAGATATACCAAAAGGTGCAACATTTACATTGAGACTTATTGAACCACAAAAAAATGGTTTTGGTAGTATTGGTCCACGTTCAGATCCAAGAAAAGGCAAAAAACCAGGATATGGAAGTGGAAAAGAAACTTTGAGATTTAAAGCTGATGGAAATGCTCAAATACAAACA gTTGATGATTCAGCAACAATTGgcatagataaaataaatggaatacttgaaaatttcatgggaataaatgataatgaattagCAAGTCAAATATGGGATTTAGCTGTGGGAAAATCAAACAGCATGGATTTTGCTGAAGCTATTGATAAATCTGATCTTGAAGCATTTGGATTTCCTGATGATTTTGTTATTGAAGTTTGGGGTGTTGTTACTGATGCCCGAAGTGGTcgattcaataattaa
- the LOC122849425 gene encoding uncharacterized protein LOC122849425 produces MNCKSSRDVWSNVYGKKKPICKSASNTDRHGLKLLNDDEFVDENKRKEMEYSIKRLHELISDPITQESKPWIDRLLNNFLDGIKSVGYRVKDLPAIMQVLEFLAWKTRDNPDYQKHLDKMLEHCCWPPRFDKSSEILSSRDVIEHYFSLLGYVIVILSNYQDDISKVLNALCQLLTKTKSIDKSAVKLEYRYEAVEKSKLPSIIANFIEICNIEIFDKVLDLIWIIVSISDTCCHKMIEHGIINNLLIKLPQLLVNSETTNNLNYIEKDVDDKGIQIVNILWKLMASIVFSNDIPITVMKNSIPKLEAMESLKSAFKITLNGSQSSKNFTTIRNDLSVIILSGLTVKWSLVASGLADDIITSSISTTTPTTSDDIFYQKTLQCILCHLAHCDASITIMKKKFVVSKILEDLTSKYNSKTNVNSRDLIEGSGLIENSLKTLQNIVPKIPHQFINENGPSKIISILKLSIKSNLNNSIVEEIAKTICSLLISDDKIMLKKFQDAEIVSTLIGKF; encoded by the exons ATGAATTGTAAAAGTTCACGTGACGTATGGAGCAATGtttatggtaaaaaaaagCCAATATGTAAATCAGCATCAAATACTGATAGACATGgattaaaattactgaatgatgatgaatttgttgatgaaaataagAGAAAAGAAATGGAATATAGTATCAAGAGATTACATGAATTAATTTCTGATCCAATAACACAAGAAAGCAAGCCATGGATTGACagattgttaaataattttttggatgGTATTAAAAGTGTTGGATAC AGAGTCAAGGATCTTCCAGCAATAATGCAAGTACTGGAATTTTTAGCCTGGAAAACACGAGATAATCcagattatcaaaaacatcttgataaaaTGCTGGAACATTGTTGTTGGCCTCCAcgttttgataaatcatctgaaattttatcatctcGTGATGTTATtgaacattatttttctttgcttGGATATGTTATTGTTATTCTTTCAAATTATCAAGATGATATATCAAAAGTACTGAATGCATTGTGTCAActtttaacaaaaacaaaatcaattgataaatcagcTGTTAAATTAGAGTATCGTTATGAAGctgttgaaaaatcaaaacttCCTTCAATAATtgctaattttattgaaatttgtaatattgaaattttcgaCAAAGTACTTGATTTAATTTGGattattgtttcaatttctGATACATGCT gTCATAAAATGATTGAGCatggaataataaataatctgttgataaaattaccACAATTATTAGTCAATTCAGagacaacaaataatttaaattacattgaaaaagatgttgatgataaaggCATTCAGATTGTCAATATTTTATGGAAACTAATGgcatcaattgttttttccaATGATATTCCAATAACagtaatgaaaaattcaattccaAAATTAGAAGCCATGga ATCACTTAAAAGTGCATTTAAAATTACACTCAATGGATcacaatcatcaaaaaattttacaacaattagAAATGATTTGagtgtaataattttatcaggaTTAACAGTCAAGTGGTCCCTTGTTGCTTCTGGTTTGGCTGATGACATAataacatcatcaatatcaaccACCACTCCAACAACCagtgatgatattttttatcaaaaaactcTACAATGTATTTTGTGTCATCTTGCTCACTGTGATGCATCGATaact attatgaaaaaaaaatttgttgtatcAAAAATTCTGGAGGATTTgacatcaaaatataattcaaagaCCAATGTTAATTCAAGAGATTTAATTGAGGGATCTGGTTTGATTGAAAATTCCTTAAAAACTTTACAAAATATTGTGCCAAAAATTCCTcatcaatttatcaatgaaaatgggccatcaaaaattatatcaatattaaaattgagcattaaatcaaatttaaataactcaaTTGTTGAAGAAATTGCAAAAACTATTTGTTCATTGTTAATaagtgatgataaaataatgttaaaaaaatttcaagatgcTGAAATTGTATCTACATTAattggtaaattttaa
- the LOC122848709 gene encoding nucleoporin Nup43: MTENIQGTFTSEKISKIRWQRDDFDEAKSFLTGSWDNPINSIAYWKFETSEEDETYPVSIFSCPFLGDVTEIQFINKDHFVVSSSHGSVKLLQIQEDPYHKFKEIVSWDSIHQFKTTDQASCTALATFNQDIATVGEDGRINLLAGQQKKPFRVIENADSCSLLCVDFLRHNEIITSNTRGHMKLWDLRNDEDTPATTFMLPDQLKTEATDIAHHPTQRHIVAAGGGDGSLTVWDLRQSTYPISQLMAHDQAISEVIFHPDRPDNIFTCSINGELWHWKNAQGSKLKLETSDTHWLTTRGNSSKINISSLCAPLHKPINSIDIDRSTLLFGCDNEALYVVKDILV, encoded by the exons atgacagaaAATATTCAGGGTACATTTACTtcagaaaaaatatcaaaaataagaTGGCAACgtgatgattttgatgaagCTAAATCATTTTTGACTGGCAGTTGGGATAATCCG aTCAATAGTATTGCTTATTGGAAATTTGAAACATCTGAAGAAGATGAAACATATCCAGTCAGTATTTTTTCATGTCCATTTTTGGGAGACGTGACAGAAATTCAG tttataaataaagatcATTTTGTTGTATCATCATCACATGGATCAGTAAAGTTGCTCCAAATTCAAGAAGATCcatatcataaatttaagGAAATTGTTTCTTGGGATTCAATTCATCAgtttaa aacaACAGATCAAGCATCATGTACAGCATTAGCAACATTTAATCAAGACATTGCAACTGTTGGTGAAGATGGCAGAATAAATCTTCTTGCtggacaacaaaaaaaaccatttagaGTTATTGAAAATGCTGATAGTTGTTCACTACtttgtgttgattttttacgtcacaatgaaataataacaagtaatACTCGAGGACATATGAAACTTTGGGATTTAAGAAATGATGAGGATACTCCAGCAACGACATTTATGCTTCCTGATCAACTtaaa ACTGAAGCAACAGATATTGCTCATCATCCAACACAAAGACACATTGTTGCAGCAGGAGGTGGTGATGGTAGTTTAACTGTCTGGGATCTTCGTCAGAGCACTTATCCAATTTCACAATTAATGGCTCACGATCAGGCTATTAGTGAAGTTATATTTCATCCAGACAGACCAGACAATATATTTACTTGTTCAATTAATGGAGAATTATGGCACTGGAAAAATGCACAAGGCTCTAAATTAAAacttg aaactaGTGACACTCATTGGCTAACAACTCGAGGTAATAGtagcaaaattaatatttcatctcTATGTGCACCATTACACAAGCCAATTAAtagtattgatattgataGATCTACTCTTTTATTTGGCTGTGACAATGAAGCACTATATGTCGTCAAAGATATTTtggtctaa
- the LOC122848707 gene encoding plexin domain-containing protein 2: protein MASLYFLSRGCIIGFTIAFIFLASTPAIAEPDSILNYNVDEADEAAIQHTFYTKELDGNVMPKRSERSVEPPPPLLPSSSPPPSSSVVTSMQSFSTQQKPMTDQTIIKSATGTSTNVTYSTDNSNNSTTKESTLNLSQTTLKPDIKKTDKDSKFIVSNPINPTSTIGQPLKPITIWANQTRWPNATRDITKINSTQKLNTTIKINDANTTDVDDISINQFSGQVSNNTLTKNNITKTEVDTHQYYNSTLIIDEKIGKEYWIDIDNHPDKKINELLSQSHRRATTVKLKFDFPFYGHKVRNITIATGGFLYTGDYVHSWLAATQYIAPLMANFDTTMSKDSYVKYADNGTAFTVVWEKVVLQDKKDAGPFTFQATLHENGDIVFVYSDMPLLVEEIEDKAHPVKVGLSDAYIMDRTVFFVRRKTIYEYHRVNFNRQEIKNWTTIYLRALPTCLQQENCTDCLTKVPDFACKWCPELNRCSTGTSRFRQNWIEKGCELRSIKEEHSCPANTKILTTNIDINNRIVNDHELSASIETNKFSHEPIIVGHPQHDTMNMRHMGMSGIIGVFLIISMIMGLVCWSAYAYRNPHSTSGQMLIRYRPSQWTWRRGEARYTAATIHM, encoded by the exons atggcgAGTTTGTATTTCTTAAGCCGTGGGTGTATCATTGGATTCACGATTGCCTTCATTTTTCTTGCATCAACGCCGGCCATCGCTGAACCAG attctatattaaattataatgttGATGAGGCAGATGAAGCTGCAATACAGCAtacattttatacaaaagAATTGGATGGTAATGTTATGCCAAAAAGATCAGAAAGATCAGTtgaaccaccaccaccattattaccatcatcatcaccaccaccatcatcatctgtTGTGACAAGTATGCAATCTTTTTCAACACAACAAAAACCAATGACAgatcaaacaataattaaaagtgCAACTGGTACATCAACAAATGTAACATATTCAAcagataattcaaataattcaacaacaaaagaatcaacattaaatttatcacaaacaacattaaaaccagatattaaaaaaactgataaagattcaaaatttattgtatcaaaTCCAATAAATCCAACAAGTACTATTGGACAACCATTAAAACCAATAACAATATGGGCAAATCAAACACGTTGGCCAAATGCAACACGtgatataacaaaaataaattcaacacaaaaattaaatacaacaattaaaataaatgatgcaaatacaactgatgttgatgatatatcaattaatcaattttctgGTCAAGTatcaaataatacattaactaaaaataatataactaaAACAGAAGTTGATAcacatcaatattataatagtacacttattattgatgaaaaaattggtaAAGAATATTGGattgatattgataatcatccagataaaaaaattaatgaattattaagtCAAAGTCATAGAAGAGCAACAACTGTTAAacttaaatttgattttccaTTTTATGGACATAAAGTACGTAATATAACAATAGCAACTGGTGGATTTTTATATACTGGTGATTATGTACATAGTTGGCTTGCTGCAACTCAATATATTGCACCATTAATGGCTAATTTTGATACAACAATGTCAAAAGATAGTTATGTTAAATATGCTGATAatg gtaCTGCATTTACTGTTGTTTGGGAAAAAGTTGTActacaagataaaaaagatgCTGGACCATTTAcatttcaagcaacattacaTGAAAATGGAGATATTGTATTTGTTTATTCTGATATGCCTTTGTTGGTAGAAGAAATTGAAGACAAAGCACATCCTGTTAAAGTTGGTCTTAGTGATGCATACATAATGGATAGAACAGTATTTT TTGTAcgaagaaaaacaatttatgaatatcatcgtgttaattttaatcgtcaagaaattaaaaattggacaacaatatatttacgTGCATTACCAACATGTTTACAACAAGAAAATTGTACTGATTGTTTAACAAAAGTACCTGATTTTGCATGTAAATGGTGTCCAGAGCTAAATAGATGTAGTACAGGTACATCACGTTTTCGTCAAAATTGGATTGAAAAAGGTTGTGAATTAAGAAGTATTAAAGAAGAACATAGTTGTCCagcaaatacaaaaatattaacaacaaatattgatattaataatcgtATTGTTAATGATCATGAATTATCAGCAAgtattgaaacaaataaattttcacatgAACCAATAATAGTTGGACATCCACAACATGATACAATGAATATGAGACACATGGGAATGTCTGGTATAATTggagtatttttaataatatcaatgattatGGGACTTGTTTGTTGGTCTGCATATGCATATCGTAATCCACACAGTACATCAGGACAAATGTTAATAAGATATCGTCCAAGTCAATGGACATGGAGACGTGGTGAAGCACGTTATACTGCTGCCACAATTCACATGTGA